Within Bacteroidota bacterium, the genomic segment AATTGAATCGGCTTTTTTACCTGTTTGTGACCTGAATTCACAAGTATCACCTATTGCAAGGCAATGCAAGCTATCAAGAACAACCGATTGAAATAAAAATAAATATTTACCACAGTTTAAAATGCTATCTTGTTTAACAGTAAAATCAAATTCAATAAAATTACCATTTTTTATTCCTGAAGGCAATTTCCAGTCTAATTCCGTGTAACCGCTAATGTTATTAATTGTAGGCTCAGAAATAGAATCGGCATTAATAACATTATTTGTAGAACCTGAGTTGTATTCAACTCCAAGAGGTAATTGAAGTAATAGGTGGTCAACATCTGCTGTGCTATCAGGACCAAGATTTGTAAATCGCAAATAGATTTTTTCGTTTCCACTACAAATGGATAAAGTATCGGTAAATACATTAATCGTTGCAATGTAGGGGTCGGAAGCTCCGTAGATTCGTGTAGGAACACTTGGTAATACTGCGTCATCAATATCTCCGCAGGCTTTTTCGGCATAAGCTCTAATTCTAAATGTGCTACCTGAAATGTAACTACAGTTACTCAAAAGTTTATATGTAATAGAAAAGCGATTTTTTGTAGTATCCTGTGTACCTGTTAGTGAATTGTTGGCTATCATCGTATCAAAGGATGCAACATCCCATTCATAAATACCATTGCCCATATAAGTTGGGTTGGGAATTGAATGAAAAGTATCTGTTGTAGGATATTGCATTCGAGAGCTTCCTGAAATAACATCAAGTCCCTGAACTATGTGCAATTGAACTTTTGGTTTATAAGCATTTCCCAGTTGTGAATTACTAACTTTTATTGTATAATTTAAGGTGTCGCACAAATATGCTGTATCTTCAGGACAGGTAGATTCTAGAACAATATTTGGAGATAATGGTTTTAAATATATATATGTAGAATCTTCAGGAATATAGGGTGTGCTGTAAAGATAACTTGTATCACATGCCCAACCTGTTGTTAATTTAAGGGTGTCTTTTATACATGTTTTATGGTGAGCATAAATTTTATAATTTGTTGTGGTTGATGTATTAATAATACCAAGGTTAAAACTTCCGTTTGTTTCATAAAATGTATCATTAGTTGAAGGATTAATTATTGATAGCGGATAAACATTTCCAGTACCTGATTGAATTTTAACCCAGGTGTTGTAGGATTTTGCATTTGAAGATGTGTTACTTATTGAGAAATTCCAGTTTGCAGTTGTGTCAATAGATTGATAAGTTGATAATCCTTGAATTTGTAACTTAGGAGCAGTATGTATAAAAGAATTGTTACTTGATACTGTTTGAGTATCCAAAAATCCTGATGTTGGAGCATGTGTGTAATCCCAATAAATATATTTAGTTGCAGGAAAATCAAAATCCTTTTCAGTTGGTATTAAGGTAATATATAGAGTTCCATGATAACCGTCATCACTTTCATAAAAATTACCATTATTATACAAATCACTGATGTTAAAAATAAGAGTGTCTTGATTTTGGTACTCAGGAATTAAATTAGATACAGATTGATAGGAAGTGCTTCTGGTTCCTGAAGTCCTTCTTTGATTAATTTCAGCAGAAACAAAATTATATCCTGAGGGAATTACAACTTGTGCTTTATGAAATCTTGACCATGGACGATATTCATAAGGGAACATGTTTCCTCCACCGTAATTATTACAACAAGGTCCAATACTTAAATAGTAACTTTTATGGGTTGTAAATGTTTCACAAGCAGTAGGATACCAAGTGCTTGTTCCACTCCAGATTGTATGGTAATATCCGACAATATTAAATTGACCAATAGCAGGGTCTAATCCGCAACTATGCTTTGCAGTGTCTGCCGTGGGATTTGCTGAATGGCTTAGATAAAAATCGGTATTTACTGTTATAAGTCTTGTGTTTCCACCAATATTGCTTGTAATTTTGTAATCGGCATAGAGTGTAATGGAATCACCCTCCTCGTAAGAAAAAGTAGAAGGAATGCTACAACCACCTGTAACTAGAGATGATATACTAAAGTCATATTTAAATGTAGCTCCTGATTTTGTGTAAGAAATATTATTACAAGTGTAATAAGCAGAGTTACTTGAATCATAAATTATTAAAGTTTGACCAGCATTTGAAAGTCGGTTTTCTGAAAATTGGTTTACGGCATATCCGTAATACCACTTATGAGAGCCTGTAACTCTACCTTTCATAATTGCTCTTAAAGTATCACCGAACATTGCTTTGTCTGTAGCAATGAGGTCTAAATCAATAGTTCCTGTTGTGTCAGGAATTCCATCATCATCATTGTCAGGAAATCCAAAGCTTGTTCGTTTTATCAGGAACTCATCTTTGTCAATTCCACCTCCTGAACAACTTATCGGACATGAAACAGGAACGTAATTTGAGTTACTACCGATGAGTACCTCACAATTGCAAGTAGGGTCAGCAACATAATAAACAGAGAGTACCAAGTTTTGAAATCCACCGTAATTTAAGCAACCTGAACAATTTTCAACAACATTAAATCTTAGCTTGGAGTCTGTAAAACTAAATCCACTTGGACGATTTACCCAACTGTAATATATAATTACATCATTTGGAAATGCAGGTTTTATTGAATCAGGATACCAAATTCTTGCATCATAACGGTCTTTATAGGTAAAACTTGAAGTATCAACATTAAGACAACCCGGTAAGCTGACTTTAAACATAAAGACTTTATTTGATGTACCTGGCCAGAATTGTAAGTAATGAATACCAAAACCTACTTCTGCTGTATCTCCAGCTTTTAAAGTAGAACTTGGTGATAAGGGTTCATTAAAAGTTACTCGTTGTCTTTTGTAATATTGACCAGTTGTAGGATTTTTTGTAAAAGTTTCATTCCATCTGCATGGAGCTTTGTATTCTGCTTTATATGACCAACCAAAACCATCCCGAATACTTCCATCTGTACAACAAGATAAAATATCCCATTGCAAAAATGCAGTATCTCCAATCTCAATTCTGGGAATTCTAACAACAGCTTGACCGATTGGAGAACCAACCATAAAGCATGACCTTGTTGCTGTACCAGTAGTCATAATAGGAATGACAGTTGTTGATGTTCCATTTTGTACAATTTCAAAACTACTTGGGTCGAAATGTGTATAAAACCATGATCGATATGAATGATTCCTATTATATGTTTGATATATATCTACATCTATATTAATTGCATCGGCACTTCCTGTATTAATAATACTAATAGATTGTTTACTTTTATTCCCATATCCATAGCACATATTAACATAAGGATATGCCTGAAAAGCTAAATTTGGTACTTTTGACATATCAATTGAAATTGCTGCCGAATTTGTAACCGTTTGACATGTTTGATTATTACATCCCCATGTTAATGAATATGCTTCATCTAATGAATCCACACCTCCGGCAACTACTGTTTCTGTAATAACAATGCTTTCATTGTATTCAAATAATGTGTCATTATCGCCAATACTCGTTATTTCCAAAGAATCAAAGTAAATGGTGGTTATATTTCCAACTGTAGAATACGAACCAGGTGAAATACTGTAAACGATTAAGTTGTCTTCTGCATTGATTTCAAATGTGAAATTTTTCAGATAGCCCGTTCCTCCATTTGTTATTGTTATTTGACGAGTTAAGGTGTCATAGCATTGATCTAAGGTAACAGATTGATTGGTAATATTTGAGATTGAAAGTGATGGTGCTTTTACAGTATAATTAGAAGAACTGTTGTTATAGGAACTTGATGAATTATACTGCATTGTGTTAACATTTGATAACAGGCTACTTGCATTGATATTGCAACCTGCTGAGGCAGTAAATTTTATTAATAAATTTGTTGAAGGAAGTAAATCGGGTAAGCTAAAAGTAGGTTCATTTAATGTATCAACATCATATTCCGTTACACTTGTTCCTATTACCGAACTTGTATCATATCGCATACCAGTTGGCATTGAAATCTTTAACTTTACATTTGTAAATGTGTCTGATGTTGTTGTATTATAAACTGTTACTGTAAATGTATCGGAATAGCTACAATCAAAAAGGAATAGGGGTACTGTGGAGGTAATGTTCTGTGAAAAGGATTTACTGTTTATTGATAATGAAAAAATAATAAAACCAAAAATCATGAATAATTTTCGATTGAACACTGAAAGTATAAATGAATTATTAAGGCAAATATTTCTATAAAAATCAAAAAAAAGGCTTTTGATTTTGTAAGGAATGAATATTTTTATTTGCCCCTTTGAAAGCATTTCATTTTTATTGTTTGGTGGCAAAAATACATTTTTTTTTGTTAATAACGATTAGTGAGGGTAACTATTTTTTATGTTTCTTTAACTTAGAAGTCCACTTTTTAGATATTAATTCTTTTTTATTGAACCACTCTTAATATCATTCTCCGAAATATAGCAAAGGCATTGTAAAAATCTAAAAAGTTAAATGGAATTTTTTTTTGATTTATTTAGATAAATAATTTTAAATTGCACGCATATTTATACCTAATCAAAAATAAATAAAGCAATGAAAAAAATATTATTAAGCTTTTCAATTTTAATTTCAATAGTTTTCTTTGTGAAAGCTAATCCTGTAAGTGTGCAAACTGCCTCAGTTGTTGCAAAAAACATTTACTTACAAAGAGTACAAGATTTTCAAACAATAGATCCTTCATTAATCATTACTGAATTAATTTTTACAAAAAAAGAGAATTCAAAAAACCTTTATTATGTGTTTAATATCAAGGGAGAAAATAACGGTTTTGTAATAATTTCTGCCGATGATGATGTTTTTCCTGTATTGGGTTACTCATTAAAAAATAAATACTCATTTGAAAATTATCCTGTTCAGTTTACTGATTTGATGAATAATTATGCCTCTCAAATTTTGTATGTTATAAATAATAATTTAAAAGCAAATGACAACATTAGTAGTGAGTGGGAAAAATATACTTCTACATCAATAAGCCAAAGGAGAGGATATAGGTCGGTTTCACCATTGTTAAATACAACTTGGAATCAGGGTAAATATTACAATGCCTCATGTCCTTTAGATGCCAGTGGACCCGGTGGTCGTGTTTATGCAGGTTGTGTAGCAACATCAATGGCACAGCTTATGAAATATCATGCTTCTCCAAGTCAAGGCTCTGGTTCAAAATCCTATTATCACACAACTTACGGAACTTTGTCAGCGAATTTTGGAATGTCAACATATAATTGGTCATCAATGCCTAATTCCATTTCAACTTATGATTCTGATATTGCTAATTTATTGTACGATTGTGGAGTAAGTGTTGAAATGATGTATGGACCATCTGGAAGCGGTGCATATACTTCAGATGCGGCAACATCATTAAAAACATATTTTAATTATGCTTCTACAACTCAATATAAAAAGAAATCAAACTATACAACATCAAGTTGGGAAGCATTGTTGAAAACAGAATTGGATAACAATCGTCCTATGATGTACAAAGGTTCAGGTTCTGCAGGTGGTCATGCTTTTGTGCTTGACGGTTATCAAGGATCTTCAAATAATCATTTTCATTTTAATTGGGGTTGGAGTGGATATTACAATGGATATTTTTATCTTACAAGTCTTAATCCTGGAACCCATTCTTTTACCTCTTATCAGGGAGCTGTAATTGGTATTAAGCCAACTACACCATCTTCAAATTATGACCTTGAACTATATGATGATATTTCAATTTCTCCAAATCCTATTGTTAAAAATTCATCTGTTGATGTTTGGGTTGATGTTGCTAACTACGGTAATGATTCTTTTGTTGGAGATTTTCTTGTTGCATTATTTGATGCTCAGGGTCAATATGTAATGGATATTGAAGAAAAAACAGGCTTTGCTATGCCTTCAAATTCTCATTATGCATCAGGGATAACTTTTTCAAAATCGTCTGTT encodes:
- a CDS encoding PKD domain-containing protein, encoding MIFGFIIFSLSINSKSFSQNITSTVPLFLFDCSYSDTFTVTVYNTTTSDTFTNVKLKISMPTGMRYDTSSVIGTSVTEYDVDTLNEPTFSLPDLLPSTNLLIKFTASAGCNINASSLLSNVNTMQYNSSSSYNNSSSNYTVKAPSLSISNITNQSVTLDQCYDTLTRQITITNGGTGYLKNFTFEINAEDNLIVYSISPGSYSTVGNITTIYFDSLEITSIGDNDTLFEYNESIVITETVVAGGVDSLDEAYSLTWGCNNQTCQTVTNSAAISIDMSKVPNLAFQAYPYVNMCYGYGNKSKQSISIINTGSADAINIDVDIYQTYNRNHSYRSWFYTHFDPSSFEIVQNGTSTTVIPIMTTGTATRSCFMVGSPIGQAVVRIPRIEIGDTAFLQWDILSCCTDGSIRDGFGWSYKAEYKAPCRWNETFTKNPTTGQYYKRQRVTFNEPLSPSSTLKAGDTAEVGFGIHYLQFWPGTSNKVFMFKVSLPGCLNVDTSSFTYKDRYDARIWYPDSIKPAFPNDVIIYYSWVNRPSGFSFTDSKLRFNVVENCSGCLNYGGFQNLVLSVYYVADPTCNCEVLIGSNSNYVPVSCPISCSGGGIDKDEFLIKRTSFGFPDNDDDGIPDTTGTIDLDLIATDKAMFGDTLRAIMKGRVTGSHKWYYGYAVNQFSENRLSNAGQTLIIYDSSNSAYYTCNNISYTKSGATFKYDFSISSLVTGGCSIPSTFSYEEGDSITLYADYKITSNIGGNTRLITVNTDFYLSHSANPTADTAKHSCGLDPAIGQFNIVGYYHTIWSGTSTWYPTACETFTTHKSYYLSIGPCCNNYGGGNMFPYEYRPWSRFHKAQVVIPSGYNFVSAEINQRRTSGTRSTSYQSVSNLIPEYQNQDTLIFNISDLYNNGNFYESDDGYHGTLYITLIPTEKDFDFPATKYIYWDYTHAPTSGFLDTQTVSSNNSFIHTAPKLQIQGLSTYQSIDTTANWNFSISNTSSNAKSYNTWVKIQSGTGNVYPLSIINPSTNDTFYETNGSFNLGIINTSTTTNYKIYAHHKTCIKDTLKLTTGWACDTSYLYSTPYIPEDSTYIYLKPLSPNIVLESTCPEDTAYLCDTLNYTIKVSNSQLGNAYKPKVQLHIVQGLDVISGSSRMQYPTTDTFHSIPNPTYMGNGIYEWDVASFDTMIANNSLTGTQDTTKNRFSITYKLLSNCSYISGSTFRIRAYAEKACGDIDDAVLPSVPTRIYGASDPYIATINVFTDTLSICSGNEKIYLRFTNLGPDSTADVDHLLLQLPLGVEYNSGSTNNVINADSISEPTINNISGYTELDWKLPSGIKNGNFIEFDFTVKQDSILNCGKYLFLFQSVVLDSLHCLAIGDTCEFRSQTGKKADSIFIYKPNLTIINFTANSTLNTPTAENVNLNISFVNTGKKIPPTDTTWVTFYHDADHNGTFSSADSFFGYLYYPDSIKTNDTTTLSGTFTLDAHHTCPIIAVISQDTGNYSNCICNQKTQYLDDVIINYNLNDTFICSGDSIFLGVDSINDYSYQWNPTDGVTNPTSSKTFFYNTNKTSSTITKTYTLTTFRGGSSCSYTDTLNIDVYPQPTVNFRINDTTQCFNTNNFVFWNNANLPASSLNYLWSLGDGNTSTTDSSINHSYSDTGSYVVKMIVTTNKGCIDSNTKNTYVYPNPIVDFSINDTLQCLVGNSFTFTNTSTISAGSITYNWDFGNSGSSTLANPVYMYPLSGTYQVKLIVNSENSCKDSMIKTVYVKPMPVANFSISNPSQCLSGNSFSFSNTTSISSGTLTYLWNFDDGNSSTLTSPSHTYSTADTYQIKLLATSSFGCMDSTTDIAYVHPSPNINISVNDTTQCLPTNNFVFTNNTSISNGSLSYSWNFDDGSTSTATSPSHSYSSLGTYAVKLIVTSGIGCNDSITQNVYTNPVPVVKFGMNAISQCLNQNNFIFSNNTSISSGTMSYLWDFGDGSTSTLTTPTHKYITDDTFVVRLTATSNFGCSNYKDVTIYVRSVPQSDFSINDSAQCLNENIFVFTNNSSISNGSLSSYSWIFGDGNTSSLQNPSYSYSTADTYQIQLISISNFGCKDTARKTSIVFPSPIPNFSINDSQQCFNGNNFIFTNSSSISSGSLSHLWNFDDGSTSTSTNSSHSYLTSDTFNVNLISTSNLGCKDTTIKNVYVFPNPNVDFSINDSAQCSSGNSFVFTNNTNISSGSLTHLWHFGDGDTSTTKNPTHSYTTLDSFAVKLISTSNNSCQDSLTKYVYAEPKPSAGFSINDTVQCNSGNNFIFTNSSSVSTGSMTYNWNFGNGNSSTATNPNHSYLSPGVYTIKLITSSNHGCKDSITKNVYVKANPSADFTTNNNSQCLTGNNFSFTNTTSISSGTLTYLWDFDNGDTSTSKNPNVSFNSVGTYNVKLLATSNEGCKDSITHSVYVRPMPIADFSRNDSTQCLNGNNFVFTNNSTISSGTTTYAWTFGDGNSSTSQHSNHTYLADGTFQVKLVITSNYGCKDSIIKTVYVYPKPNPNFTINNNSQCLTGNLFAFTNTSTINSGSMNYYWDFGDGNNSSLQNPSHSYLSHGTNSVKLLATSNYGCKDSTTKAVTVNPMPVANFSINDSQQCFNENDFAFTDNSTISSGSLTFHWN